A genome region from Alteripontixanthobacter maritimus includes the following:
- a CDS encoding DUF2721 domain-containing protein: protein MLELLLATDINPSDILERTSSTLRVQSVVQLSLAPAFLLAAIGAIMNVMTNRLIWVADRIERITRMDEEGRAGSLVGDLPSLEQRRNFAQSAVLFSTLAALTISVVIALLFISAFITPQIGQLTALAWIVTMAFLVTGLGLFAMETRVAAHRNRERLKEAKARRRMERAEDEVERELDAAD from the coding sequence ATGCTTGAACTGCTTCTCGCGACTGACATCAATCCTTCCGACATTCTCGAACGCACTTCCAGCACCTTGCGGGTGCAATCCGTGGTGCAGCTGTCGCTGGCCCCGGCTTTCCTGTTGGCCGCTATCGGTGCAATCATGAACGTGATGACCAACCGGCTGATCTGGGTGGCGGACAGGATCGAACGGATCACCCGGATGGACGAGGAAGGGCGCGCCGGCAGTCTGGTCGGTGACCTTCCCTCGCTTGAGCAGCGCCGCAATTTTGCGCAGAGCGCGGTGCTGTTCAGTACGCTGGCGGCGCTGACTATCAGCGTGGTCATCGCGCTGTTGTTCATATCGGCTTTCATCACTCCGCAAATCGGCCAGCTTACAGCGCTGGCCTGGATCGTCACGATGGCGTTCCTGGTTACCGGCCTGGGATTGTTCGCCATGGAAACGCGGGTAGCCGCGCATCGCAACCGTGAACGTCTGAAAGAAGCGAAGGCGCGCCGCCGCATGGAACGCGCGGAGGACGAAGTGGAGCGCGAACTGGACGCTGCGGATTAA
- a CDS encoding aspartate carbamoyltransferase catalytic subunit has protein sequence MTSSDNMPPAGSHYAGKYPAGRQAFPHRDLLGIGRLERHEILFLLDEAQQWVDLNRSSAKHSDALAGLTVINAFFENSTRTLLSFEIAGKRLGADVVNMHAATSSVKKGETLIDTAITLNAMRADAIVIRHGSSGAVDLIAQAVDCPVLNAGDGSHEHPTQALLDALALRHALRERGEPADDFTGLKVLICGDILHSRVARSNILCLTALGADVRLCAPPALMPDGVEAMGASVFHNFETALDGADVVMMLRLQTERMNGQFIPSPREYHYLFGLTKARLALAASDALIMHPGPMNRGVEIDSEVADLLDRSIITRQVEMGVALRMACLDVLTRKARGIEGWASQ, from the coding sequence ATGACATCATCGGACAACATGCCGCCCGCCGGTTCGCATTATGCCGGGAAATACCCCGCCGGACGGCAGGCCTTTCCGCATCGCGACCTGCTCGGCATCGGGCGGCTGGAACGCCATGAAATCCTGTTCCTGCTGGATGAGGCACAACAATGGGTGGACCTCAACCGATCGAGCGCCAAGCATAGCGATGCGCTGGCAGGCCTGACGGTCATCAATGCGTTCTTCGAAAACTCCACGCGAACGCTGCTCAGTTTCGAAATTGCCGGCAAACGGTTGGGGGCGGACGTCGTCAATATGCACGCTGCCACCTCCAGCGTGAAGAAGGGGGAGACGCTGATCGATACCGCGATCACGTTGAACGCCATGCGCGCCGATGCCATCGTCATCCGTCACGGCAGCAGCGGGGCGGTGGACCTGATCGCGCAAGCGGTGGACTGCCCGGTACTGAATGCAGGTGACGGCAGTCACGAACACCCCACACAGGCGCTGCTCGATGCTCTGGCGCTTCGCCATGCCTTGCGCGAGCGGGGCGAGCCAGCGGACGATTTCACTGGCCTCAAAGTACTCATCTGCGGCGATATCCTGCACAGCCGGGTCGCGCGTTCCAACATATTGTGTCTTACTGCGCTGGGGGCCGATGTCCGGCTATGCGCTCCGCCCGCCCTGATGCCCGACGGTGTGGAAGCGATGGGCGCGAGCGTCTTTCACAATTTCGAAACCGCGCTGGACGGGGCGGATGTCGTGATGATGCTGCGCCTGCAGACCGAGCGAATGAACGGACAGTTCATTCCGAGCCCGCGCGAATACCATTATCTGTTCGGCCTTACCAAGGCGCGGCTGGCGCTGGCGGCAAGCGACGCACTGATAATGCATCCCGGGCCGATGAACCGGGGCGTGGAAATCGACAGCGAAGTGGCGGACTTGCTCGACCGGTCGATCATCACCCGGCAGGTTGAAATGGGCGTGGCGCTGCGGATGGCTTGCCTCGACGTGCTGACTAGAAAGGCGCGCGGTATCGAGGGGTGGGCATCGCAATGA
- a CDS encoding SPOR domain-containing protein, producing the protein MNRQPHSSSKSRMIALVASTALASIALAGCATKAAPRADLSASKAQQALAKGKSEKALEFAEAAVLAEPRNAAYRTMLGAVYMDQGRFVSAAQTFDDAMALGDTTSRTALSFALASIAAGQNAAAIAVLDDWSEQIAPADLGLAYALAGNPDRGVHILGNAIRQQSDAKTRQNLAYAYALQGNWRGARIMAAEDVAGDKLDARIAEWAHQAHPDKSRERVAALLSVPIAADSGQPAQLALANNPGLEQMVAQAAATLPEQASASVMAPPEGGELPPTAAMNAPALPPLRAMPVAKAAPVATATPDTARPATFRDAFKAPAPTGRNFVEVAAAAADFVSKPVVQAMPVRYGAAPKPARKRTASRAIPASASGTHLVQLGSFRSEQGAKRAWGIYTARDASLANYEMVITKARVRGKTYYRVNAGGLAPRAAASMCSSVKAKGHGCITWAEGKPLPGAIDTGIRVAKR; encoded by the coding sequence ATGAACCGCCAGCCACACTCAAGTTCGAAAAGCCGGATGATCGCGCTTGTCGCATCGACCGCACTCGCCTCGATCGCTCTGGCAGGGTGCGCCACCAAGGCAGCACCGCGCGCCGATCTGTCGGCCAGCAAGGCACAGCAGGCACTGGCCAAGGGCAAATCGGAAAAAGCGCTCGAGTTTGCCGAGGCCGCAGTGCTCGCCGAACCGCGCAATGCCGCTTACCGGACCATGCTCGGCGCGGTCTACATGGATCAGGGCCGCTTTGTTTCCGCAGCGCAGACATTCGACGATGCAATGGCGCTTGGTGACACTACCTCGCGCACCGCACTGAGTTTTGCACTGGCTTCCATCGCAGCAGGCCAGAACGCCGCAGCGATCGCCGTGCTAGATGATTGGAGCGAGCAGATCGCGCCCGCCGACCTCGGCCTCGCTTACGCTCTGGCCGGCAATCCCGATCGCGGTGTCCACATTCTGGGCAATGCGATCCGCCAGCAATCCGACGCAAAGACCCGCCAGAACCTTGCCTATGCTTACGCCTTGCAAGGCAACTGGCGCGGGGCACGGATCATGGCCGCAGAAGACGTGGCAGGCGACAAGCTGGACGCACGGATCGCGGAGTGGGCGCATCAGGCGCATCCCGATAAATCGCGCGAACGTGTGGCGGCCTTGCTATCCGTTCCGATCGCGGCCGATAGTGGGCAACCTGCGCAGCTCGCGCTCGCCAACAATCCCGGGCTGGAACAGATGGTAGCGCAAGCTGCCGCCACCCTGCCCGAACAGGCTTCCGCATCAGTGATGGCTCCGCCTGAAGGCGGCGAGCTACCACCGACAGCTGCAATGAATGCTCCCGCTTTGCCGCCGCTGCGCGCAATGCCCGTTGCCAAGGCTGCCCCGGTCGCGACCGCAACGCCCGATACCGCACGTCCGGCCACTTTCCGCGATGCCTTCAAGGCTCCGGCACCGACCGGCAGGAACTTCGTGGAAGTCGCCGCAGCTGCGGCCGATTTCGTATCCAAGCCAGTCGTGCAAGCCATGCCGGTACGCTATGGCGCAGCGCCTAAGCCAGCGCGCAAACGTACCGCCAGCCGCGCCATTCCTGCGTCCGCCAGCGGCACGCATCTTGTGCAGTTAGGCAGTTTCCGCAGCGAACAGGGTGCTAAGCGCGCTTGGGGTATCTACACCGCCCGCGACGCAAGCTTGGCGAATTATGAGATGGTCATCACCAAGGCACGTGTGCGCGGGAAGACTTATTACCGCGTGAATGCGGGCGGCCTGGCACCGCGGGCGGCCGCATCGATGTGCTCCAGCGTGAAGGCCAAGGGCCATGGCTGCATCACGTGGGCGGAAGGTAAACCACTGCCCGGCGCAATAGATACTGGAATTCGGGTGGCAAAACGCTAA
- a CDS encoding SPOR domain-containing protein produces the protein MTIWARGIRRSMLTRSLLAGALVAGAFMTPGAAQADVKAGVDAWARGDWNAAVAQWQTLAVAGDADAQFNMAQAYRLGRGVEQSTAKAEALYAAAAKQGHIKAADNYGLLLFQDGRREEAIPYVRAASDRGDPRAQYLLGIAHFNGDLVEKDWVRAYALLTLANQTGLPQAGPAIRQMDDFIPLDQRSEAQTLARTLEAKSKRNRASQLAAADLGNGTAVTAATPARIAANTPAPGGPAATTQADLPRQPTASGANVPRQIASMAVSPSVAAAQAAVEEAVRVTGTSTPANAGADYARSSTRIASRPSVVAAASPAATPTTAPTRQAAVRPAPAPVTSVASAAGPWRVQLGAFGVAGNADRLWTKVSRRAELSGKTRFLVPAGRLTKLQAGGFTTRSSAQATCNTLKRSGQPCIVTK, from the coding sequence ATGACTATTTGGGCGCGCGGAATTCGCCGATCGATGCTGACAAGAAGCTTGTTGGCAGGAGCGTTAGTGGCAGGGGCCTTCATGACGCCCGGCGCGGCGCAGGCCGACGTGAAGGCCGGCGTAGATGCGTGGGCGCGGGGCGACTGGAATGCGGCCGTGGCTCAATGGCAAACCTTGGCTGTTGCGGGCGACGCCGACGCGCAATTCAATATGGCCCAGGCATACCGGCTTGGGCGCGGGGTCGAACAGAGCACCGCCAAGGCGGAGGCGCTATATGCCGCCGCAGCAAAGCAGGGACATATCAAGGCGGCGGATAATTACGGGCTGCTCCTGTTTCAGGATGGTCGCCGCGAAGAGGCCATACCCTATGTGCGCGCCGCATCGGACAGGGGTGATCCACGCGCGCAATATCTGCTCGGCATAGCGCATTTCAACGGCGATCTGGTGGAGAAGGATTGGGTCCGCGCCTATGCACTTCTGACGCTCGCCAACCAGACCGGCCTGCCACAGGCCGGACCCGCCATCAGGCAGATGGACGATTTCATCCCGCTGGATCAACGAAGCGAAGCACAGACGCTCGCTCGCACTCTGGAAGCCAAATCCAAGCGCAACCGCGCGAGCCAGCTTGCCGCTGCCGACCTAGGCAATGGAACTGCTGTTACGGCTGCCACGCCCGCGCGTATCGCAGCAAACACGCCTGCACCCGGCGGACCGGCCGCTACCACTCAGGCCGACTTGCCGCGCCAGCCCACTGCCAGCGGGGCAAATGTCCCGCGTCAGATTGCCAGCATGGCGGTATCGCCGTCGGTGGCCGCAGCGCAGGCTGCAGTTGAAGAGGCGGTCCGCGTAACAGGTACCAGCACACCGGCAAATGCCGGCGCGGACTATGCCCGAAGCAGTACCCGTATTGCATCCCGTCCTTCTGTGGTGGCAGCAGCGTCCCCCGCCGCTACTCCGACAACGGCCCCGACGCGCCAGGCTGCTGTCCGGCCCGCACCAGCCCCTGTAACAAGCGTGGCCAGCGCCGCCGGGCCTTGGCGCGTACAATTGGGGGCGTTCGGGGTGGCCGGTAATGCGGACCGGCTATGGACCAAAGTGTCCCGCCGGGCCGAACTTTCCGGCAAAACCAGGTTCCTCGTGCCGGCAGGTCGCCTGACCAAATTGCAGGCTGGCGGCTTTACCACCAGGTCCAGCGCACAAGCCACGTGCAACACTCTGAAGCGCAGCGGACAACCCTGTATCGTGACGAAGTAA
- a CDS encoding DUF418 domain-containing protein: MAVLGILFANITAFGHPFLAYTWPAALPDGGTAADSWVWLFQFVAVDGKFRGIFTVLFGAGLFLFMERVWAKGGSRWLQARRLGWLLAFGLAHFFLLFFGDILTAYAIWGLVALSMLKLEAKTQFWTGIILYILFGLILMLASSGQALPELMPQFCVQAAEMCDQLDIERGRMISDMAAQQSAYGAGSYADMLSYRATEQWSLLAKGAGFGFTETLPLILIGVAFYRWGVFDGRAPRAKLVRLGWAGVLVGSAITLGLGLWVMSRDFPFWTTSFVFFGASGLPRLPVVLGLVCLLGVYGPQLAKGALGQRFVAAGRMAFSNYIGTSALMLPVFGSWGLGLFGELSRLELLGIVLAVWALMLLWSKPWLEVFRYGPLEWLWRCLTYWTLVPMRLERAAD; the protein is encoded by the coding sequence GTGGCGGTACTCGGCATCCTGTTTGCGAACATTACGGCTTTTGGACACCCTTTTCTTGCATACACTTGGCCTGCGGCGCTGCCCGATGGTGGCACCGCTGCGGATAGCTGGGTCTGGCTGTTCCAGTTCGTCGCAGTGGACGGCAAGTTTCGCGGGATATTCACCGTCCTGTTCGGGGCCGGGTTGTTTTTGTTCATGGAGCGGGTCTGGGCCAAAGGCGGCTCACGCTGGCTGCAGGCACGGCGGCTTGGCTGGTTGCTCGCGTTCGGACTGGCGCATTTCTTCCTGCTGTTCTTCGGCGACATCCTGACAGCCTACGCCATCTGGGGGCTAGTGGCGCTGTCCATGCTGAAGCTCGAGGCCAAGACGCAATTCTGGACCGGCATAATCCTGTACATCTTGTTCGGCCTAATTTTGATGTTGGCATCATCGGGGCAGGCATTGCCCGAGCTCATGCCGCAATTCTGTGTCCAGGCCGCAGAGATGTGCGACCAGTTGGATATCGAACGTGGGCGGATGATATCCGACATGGCGGCGCAGCAGTCGGCCTACGGAGCGGGTTCTTACGCCGATATGCTCTCCTACCGCGCGACGGAGCAATGGTCGCTTCTGGCGAAAGGAGCAGGATTTGGCTTTACCGAAACGCTGCCGCTCATCCTGATTGGAGTGGCATTCTATCGCTGGGGCGTGTTCGATGGCCGCGCGCCGCGGGCGAAATTGGTCAGACTGGGCTGGGCAGGGGTGCTTGTCGGCTCTGCCATCACGCTTGGCTTGGGGCTGTGGGTGATGAGCCGGGACTTCCCGTTCTGGACCACCAGCTTCGTGTTCTTCGGCGCATCCGGCCTGCCGCGCCTGCCGGTAGTGTTGGGTCTCGTCTGCCTGCTTGGCGTATATGGACCCCAGCTTGCCAAAGGCGCGCTGGGTCAACGGTTCGTGGCCGCAGGGCGTATGGCGTTTTCGAACTACATCGGCACCTCGGCGCTCATGCTGCCGGTGTTCGGTAGTTGGGGCCTTGGCCTGTTTGGCGAGCTTTCACGGCTTGAACTGCTGGGCATCGTGCTGGCGGTGTGGGCGTTGATGCTGCTGTGGTCGAAGCCATGGCTGGAAGTATTTCGCTATGGCCCGCTGGAATGGCTCTGGCGCTGTCTGACCTATTGGACGCTGGTACCGATGCGGCTTGAGCGCGCCGCAGATTAA
- a CDS encoding CHAP domain-containing protein, whose protein sequence is MKLPVLKFVPALLISAVAITISGVAPQAAEASDNRRNAGAIRSGELPPYLQCVPYARQISGIRIFGDAHTWWSQAAGRFERGTRPRIGAVMAFQPHRKMRLGHVAAVSRVIDSRTVLLKHSNWSPINGRRGQIEDDVRAIDVSPNNDWSQVRVWYHPLQALGKTAWPVHGFIYNGNHKGGAKPGRQFDSKRIARVAPFKPAALHPARAQSSRAFLSAFGNLDAVKKPATRSAVRNVRTAPHTAPPARIVKAMLKPKSQSQQDRVAAAISRYD, encoded by the coding sequence ATGAAACTGCCGGTCCTCAAATTCGTTCCCGCGCTTTTAATCAGCGCTGTCGCAATCACCATTTCAGGGGTTGCGCCGCAAGCTGCGGAAGCTTCGGATAACCGGCGCAATGCTGGCGCGATCCGGTCTGGGGAGCTGCCGCCCTATCTCCAATGCGTGCCTTATGCGCGCCAGATTTCCGGCATTCGAATTTTCGGCGACGCGCATACCTGGTGGAGCCAGGCCGCGGGGCGGTTCGAACGAGGCACGCGTCCGCGTATCGGTGCCGTTATGGCGTTCCAGCCGCACCGCAAGATGCGGCTCGGCCATGTCGCTGCGGTTAGCCGAGTGATCGATTCGCGCACCGTACTGCTCAAACATTCCAACTGGTCGCCCATTAACGGCAGGCGCGGTCAGATCGAGGACGATGTACGCGCAATCGACGTGTCGCCGAACAATGATTGGAGCCAGGTTCGGGTGTGGTATCACCCGCTACAGGCGCTGGGCAAAACCGCGTGGCCGGTTCACGGGTTCATATACAACGGCAATCACAAAGGGGGTGCGAAACCCGGCCGGCAGTTCGACAGCAAGCGCATCGCCCGGGTGGCGCCCTTCAAGCCTGCCGCGTTGCATCCGGCCCGCGCACAATCCAGCCGCGCTTTTTTAAGCGCGTTCGGCAATCTCGACGCGGTGAAGAAACCGGCCACACGTTCCGCCGTTCGCAATGTGCGTACGGCACCGCATACGGCTCCTCCGGCGCGCATTGTCAAAGCCATGCTGAAGCCGAAGAGCCAGTCGCAGCAGGACCGCGTGGCAGCTGCCATTTCTCGCTACGACTGA
- a CDS encoding DUF3297 family protein, whose translation MTENNSETASETNATDSVTEGANTPDVPPMQLSVNPRSKHFNEPALQRGVGIRFKDRVRTDIEEYDIAEGWVRVQAGKTMDRKGQPLTLKLNGSVEAWFEDLGDSPPVAKA comes from the coding sequence ATGACCGAGAACAATTCCGAAACCGCTTCCGAAACCAATGCGACAGACAGCGTCACAGAAGGCGCGAACACACCCGACGTTCCGCCCATGCAGCTGTCGGTCAATCCGCGCAGCAAGCATTTCAACGAACCTGCCCTGCAGCGCGGCGTCGGCATCCGGTTCAAGGATCGTGTCCGCACCGATATCGAAGAATACGATATTGCCGAAGGTTGGGTGCGCGTGCAGGCCGGCAAGACGATGGACCGCAAAGGTCAGCCGCTGACACTGAAGCTGAACGGCTCCGTCGAAGCTTGGTTCGAGGATCTGGGCGACAGTCCGCCTGTCGCAAAAGCCTGA
- a CDS encoding dihydroorotase, with amino-acid sequence MKQAAPLTITNAQLVTPNGIEYGAIRLAEGRIAALGAVSAAPGDHAHDARGKLVTPGLIDFGVFAIDKPALHFGGITRAALMPDQSPMLDLPSRVSYIAKSGKPDLWVHPLAAATRGLEGAELAEIGLMREAGARGIATGRRWIADSGIMLRLLRYAAMLDMVVVTHAEDGGLVGDAAATSGEMATRLGLPGAPAEAEALAVARDIALAEMSGARLHIRQVTTRAALDLVRAAKSRGAAVTAGVTPAHFMLSDLETQGFRTFMRLSPPLRSEDDRQAVREGIADGTIDLIASGHDPRGPEDKRLPFADAEPGMAGAETLLASTLSLVRDEVVDHARAIALLTSAPAALLGVEAGVLATGMEADVAIIDPDKPWIVDTDRMAASAGNTPFDGQPMQGRVTALFKGGVQVGD; translated from the coding sequence ATGAAACAGGCAGCACCGCTGACGATTACCAACGCGCAGCTCGTTACGCCGAACGGGATCGAATATGGTGCGATCCGGCTTGCGGAAGGGCGCATAGCTGCCTTGGGCGCGGTATCGGCAGCACCGGGGGACCACGCACATGATGCGCGCGGGAAGCTTGTCACGCCCGGCCTCATTGATTTCGGCGTCTTCGCGATAGACAAGCCCGCGCTGCATTTCGGCGGCATCACCCGTGCAGCCCTGATGCCGGACCAATCGCCAATGCTCGATCTGCCGAGCCGCGTGAGCTATATTGCCAAAAGCGGTAAACCCGACCTGTGGGTGCATCCGCTGGCCGCCGCTACGCGCGGACTGGAAGGCGCGGAACTGGCCGAAATCGGATTGATGCGGGAAGCGGGCGCGCGCGGCATCGCAACCGGGCGGCGGTGGATTGCCGATAGCGGGATAATGTTGCGGCTGCTGCGTTACGCCGCGATGCTGGATATGGTGGTCGTGACCCATGCCGAAGATGGCGGTCTGGTCGGCGACGCTGCAGCGACTTCCGGGGAGATGGCCACCCGGCTCGGCCTGCCGGGAGCACCGGCAGAGGCCGAGGCGCTGGCGGTTGCGCGTGACATTGCACTGGCCGAGATGTCCGGCGCACGATTGCATATCCGGCAGGTGACTACCCGCGCGGCTCTCGATCTTGTGCGTGCGGCCAAGTCGCGCGGTGCTGCGGTAACGGCGGGTGTTACCCCGGCGCACTTCATGCTGTCCGACCTCGAGACGCAGGGCTTCCGCACCTTCATGCGCCTTTCCCCACCCTTGCGCAGCGAAGATGATCGGCAGGCGGTGCGCGAAGGCATCGCAGACGGCACCATCGACCTCATCGCATCCGGCCATGATCCGCGCGGTCCCGAAGACAAACGCCTGCCCTTCGCCGATGCAGAGCCCGGCATGGCCGGGGCGGAGACTTTGCTCGCCAGCACGTTGTCACTGGTGCGTGACGAGGTGGTGGACCACGCTCGCGCCATTGCCTTGCTGACTTCGGCCCCGGCCGCCTTGCTGGGCGTGGAAGCCGGCGTGCTGGCAACCGGAATGGAAGCGGACGTTGCCATCATCGATCCCGACAAGCCGTGGATCGTGGACACCGACCGGATGGCGGCGAGCGCGGGCAACACGCCGTTCGACGGGCAGCCAATGCAGGGGCGCGTAACCGCCCTGTTCAAAGGCGGTGTGCAAGTGGGTGATTGA
- a CDS encoding ParA family protein — MASQKGGSGKTTLSGHLAVQAQRAGAGPVVLIDIDPQGSLADWWNEREAEYPAFAQTTVQRLANDLQVLRQQGFKLAVIDTPPAITLAIQSVISVAELIVVPTRPSPHDLRAVGATVDLCERAGKPLVFVVNAATPKAKITSEAAVALSQHGTVAPITLHHRTDFAASMIDGRTVMEVDPESRSAAEVTALWNYVSDRLEKNFRRTVFAAPGTAPQAQGNYRPAGGGFGRRVAQ; from the coding sequence ATGGCTTCGCAAAAAGGCGGATCGGGCAAGACTACCTTGTCGGGGCATCTGGCCGTGCAGGCACAAAGGGCGGGCGCAGGGCCAGTCGTCCTGATCGACATCGATCCGCAAGGGTCGCTGGCCGATTGGTGGAACGAACGCGAGGCGGAATATCCCGCTTTCGCCCAGACTACCGTACAACGTTTGGCAAACGATCTGCAGGTATTGCGCCAGCAGGGCTTCAAACTGGCGGTCATCGACACCCCGCCGGCCATCACCCTCGCTATCCAGAGTGTGATCAGTGTGGCCGAACTGATCGTCGTCCCCACCCGCCCCAGTCCGCACGATCTGCGCGCCGTGGGCGCCACGGTCGACCTTTGCGAGCGGGCCGGCAAACCGCTGGTGTTCGTGGTCAACGCCGCAACGCCCAAGGCCAAGATCACGTCCGAGGCCGCCGTTGCGCTCAGCCAGCATGGCACGGTCGCACCCATTACTCTCCACCACCGCACGGATTTTGCTGCATCGATGATCGATGGCCGCACCGTGATGGAAGTCGATCCGGAAAGCCGTAGCGCCGCCGAAGTGACCGCGCTGTGGAACTACGTTTCCGACCGGCTGGAGAAGAACTTCCGCCGCACTGTCTTCGCAGCGCCCGGAACGGCGCCGCAGGCACAGGGTAATTACCGTCCCGCAGGCGGAGGTTTCGGCCGCCGCGTCGCGCAGTAA
- the der gene encoding ribosome biogenesis GTPase Der, with the protein MRPQVIIIGRPNVGKSTLFNRLVGKRLALVDDQPGVTRDRRVGQASIANMEFDVIDTAGWEDEDAASLPGRMRKQTEASLEGADAVLFVIDSRAGVTPLDEEIARYLRTNDVPVVMVANKAEGKEGDSGILETYALGFGEPAPISAEHGEGIAELFEGLWPVIGAKAEEAAHTPPTTEELSDEELLAQPLKLAIVGRPNAGKSTLINRMLGEDRLLTGPEAGITRDSIAVDWEWKDPATGDVREIRLIDTAGMRKKRNVTEKLEKMSVADAKRAVDFAEVVVLLLDATQGLEHQDLKIASMAIEEGRALIVAINKWDIAEDASSLFNGIRFALEEGLSQVHGMPLFAVSALTGKGIDQMLGAAFEIRETWSKRVPTGALNRWFDDALIANPPPAPKGRRIKLRYITQAGTRPPRFVVFGTRLDALPTSYERYLVNGIRRELGFQAVPVRVVLKSPKNPFKKN; encoded by the coding sequence ATGCGTCCCCAAGTTATTATCATCGGCCGTCCGAATGTCGGCAAGTCCACGCTTTTCAACAGGCTGGTAGGCAAGCGGCTTGCGCTCGTCGACGACCAGCCGGGCGTCACGCGTGACCGCCGCGTTGGGCAGGCCTCTATCGCGAATATGGAATTCGACGTCATCGATACCGCCGGGTGGGAGGACGAGGACGCGGCCAGCCTGCCGGGCCGAATGCGCAAGCAGACGGAAGCCAGCCTGGAAGGCGCGGATGCGGTGTTGTTCGTAATCGATTCGCGCGCCGGGGTGACCCCGCTCGACGAGGAAATTGCGCGTTACCTGCGGACAAACGACGTGCCGGTGGTGATGGTTGCCAACAAGGCGGAGGGCAAGGAAGGCGATAGCGGCATTCTGGAAACCTACGCCCTTGGTTTTGGAGAGCCTGCCCCCATTTCCGCCGAACATGGTGAGGGCATCGCCGAATTGTTCGAAGGGCTGTGGCCCGTCATCGGTGCTAAGGCCGAAGAAGCCGCGCACACCCCGCCGACCACCGAAGAACTGTCCGACGAGGAACTGCTCGCACAGCCGTTAAAGCTTGCCATTGTCGGCCGTCCGAACGCCGGGAAATCCACGCTCATCAACCGGATGCTGGGCGAAGATCGCCTGCTGACCGGGCCGGAAGCGGGCATTACCCGCGATTCGATTGCGGTCGATTGGGAATGGAAAGACCCGGCCACCGGTGATGTGCGCGAAATCCGCCTGATCGACACCGCTGGAATGCGCAAGAAACGCAACGTGACCGAGAAGCTGGAAAAGATGTCGGTTGCCGATGCGAAGCGGGCGGTCGATTTTGCCGAAGTGGTTGTGCTGCTGCTCGATGCGACGCAGGGGCTGGAACATCAGGATTTGAAGATCGCCAGCATGGCGATCGAGGAAGGCCGCGCATTGATCGTGGCCATCAACAAATGGGACATTGCGGAGGACGCCAGCTCACTGTTCAATGGTATCCGTTTTGCCTTGGAAGAGGGCTTGTCGCAGGTCCACGGTATGCCGTTATTTGCGGTCAGCGCGCTGACCGGAAAGGGCATCGACCAGATGCTGGGTGCGGCGTTCGAAATCCGCGAAACCTGGTCGAAGCGTGTGCCGACCGGCGCTCTCAATCGTTGGTTCGACGATGCGCTGATTGCCAATCCTCCGCCTGCACCAAAGGGCCGCCGGATCAAGCTGCGCTACATTACCCAGGCCGGCACCCGGCCCCCGCGCTTCGTGGTATTCGGCACGCGCCTGGATGCGCTTCCGACCAGTTACGAGCGCTATCTGGTGAACGGCATCCGCCGCGAGCTCGGCTTTCAGGCGGTTCCGGTGCGCGTCGTTCTCAAAAGTCCGAAGAACCCGTTCAAGAAAAACTGA